TCGCGCGGGCGATCGGGCGCGGCGTCGAGGTAAAGGGCGAGCTTTTCAAGCTCGCGGGTCATCACAGACCGGTCGCCGCCACTGGCATTGGCCAGCCGCATCGCGGTGTCGCCAGTGGTCCGCAGTCCCTGTTCGCGCGCGATCGCCACCGCTAGCTTCTCGGCGTCCGCGCCCTCGGGCACATAGCAGGCGAACGCCATTGCGCGTGGCGAGGCGAGGGCGAGTTTGACCACCTTGGCCGATGATTTGAGCGATGGTGCGATCGCGACCACCGGGTTCCCGGCGCGTTCGCCATCGAGCAGCAAGGTGAATGCCTCAAGCGATTCCTCGCCCGCGCCCGCAATGCGGATATGCCGCGCACCGCCGAACAGCGACAGCGATGCGGCTTCATCGCCGAGCCGGCCGGGATTTGATTTCAGCGCCGAGGGTTCGAGATCGACTCGTTCGGCGTCAGGTCCCATGGCGCGGGCAAGCCGCACCGCCCATTCCTGCGCGCCCGCCTCGTCCGGGCCGTGGAACAGGTAAAGCCGGATATCCGGACTGACGGCGTCGATCGCCCCACGTAACTGGTTGGCGTTCGCCTTCACCAGGCCGCTTTCATGGGGCCTTGGGCGCTTGCGTCCGCTGGGCGTAAAGCGCGACGCGCGACACGATCTGGTCGGCGACGATGTCGGACAGCCGTTCGAGCGCGGTATTCTCGGCTGCGATCGTGGCATATTCGGAGCCGACCACATCGATACCGGCATCGGAGCCCGCCGTGGCGTCGAGCAGGACCGCGCCGTTGGCGAGATCAATCAGTTGATAGCGTGCCCGAAGCTTGCGCTGTTCACGCGCGACACTATCGTCGCGGCGTACGCCAAGGCCGGTGATCTTGTCATCGAGCCGCACCTCGAGCCGGTAAAGTGGCGTGGCGCCACCGGCCGACAAGCGAGAATTCAATGCCCCGGTCATCAACCAGCCAGCCTTGCCCTCGATCGGGGCGACCTCGATCCGCGTCAATGTCGTCGCAACCACGCCAGATCCACCGCCGGCGTATAGCGGACGCAAGCCGCAGCCCGATACGCAAAGGGCGCTCAGGACAAGGGCGGCAAGGCTGGCGATGCGCTTCATGCGACGATGTTTATCAGACGATCGGGCACATAGATGATCTTTTTCGGTGTTCCGCCCTCAAGAATGCGTTGAACATTGGCATTGGCCAGCGCGATTGGCTCCACCGTCTCGCGTGGACTGCCCTTGGGCATGGTCAGCGTATCGCGCAGCTTGCCGTTGACCTGCACCGCGATGGTCACTTCATCCTCGACCAGCAGCGCCGGATCGACCTCGGGCCAGGCGGCATCGGCGATCAGGCCTTCTCCGCCGGCCACAGCCCAGGCTTCCTCGGCAAGATGCGGCGCCATCGGCGCGACGAGCAGCATCAGCGTACGAATCGCGCTGGTGCGCGAGGCGGACGGGGTGGCGCGTTCGATCGCATTGACCAGCTCGTATAGCTTGGCGACCGCCTTGTTGAAGGCCAGCGCCTCGATATCGATTGCGATCCCGGCGATCGTCTGGTGCAGCTTGCGGTCGATCGCCACATCGCTGCCCTCGGCCGTTTCAAGACCGTCGAACAGCCGCCACAGCCGCTGCGTAAAGCGCCATGAGCCCTCGATTCCGGCCTCGCTCCACGGCAGGTCGCGTTCCGGCGGGGAATCCGAAAGCATGAACCAGCGCACCGCGTCCGCGCCGTACTGATCGACGATCGGTTCGGGATCGACCGTGTTCTTCTTCGACTTTGACATCTTCTCGACGCGACCGATCATGACCGGTTCGCCGGTCGCCGTCTCGAACACGCCGTTATCGCGCCGCTCGATATCGTCGGGCGACAGCCACAGCGGCTTGCTGATCGTATCGACCCCGTCGGTGCCGACCTCTTGCACGATTCGGCTATAGGTTTCGTGCGTCACCATGCCCTGCGTGAACAGGCCGGCGAACGGCTCGGCCACATCGAGCCGCCCGATATGCTTCAACGCGCGCGTCCAGAAGCGCGCATAGAGAAGATGCAGGATCGCATGTTCGACCCCGCCGATATACTGGCCGACGGGCAGCCATTTCTCGGCCACTTCGCGATCGAACGGCTTGTCCTTGGGCTGGC
This portion of the Sphingomonas sp. So64.6b genome encodes:
- the holA gene encoding DNA polymerase III subunit delta; amino-acid sequence: MKANANQLRGAIDAVSPDIRLYLFHGPDEAGAQEWAVRLARAMGPDAERVDLEPSALKSNPGRLGDEAASLSLFGGARHIRIAGAGEESLEAFTLLLDGERAGNPVVAIAPSLKSSAKVVKLALASPRAMAFACYVPEGADAEKLAVAIAREQGLRTTGDTAMRLANASGGDRSVMTRELEKLALYLDAAPDRPREIDDAALDAIGADLGDAEMSRAIDAAIDGRPDTLGTELARLDEAGVSPIPVLRQLARRLMTLAELRAQVDAGAGVAQVSESVFFREKAITARALRHWKSDRLAAAIDRIRLAERGMMGSASAGQVLAQSAILAVARMAARQR
- the lptE gene encoding LPS assembly lipoprotein LptE, with product MKRIASLAALVLSALCVSGCGLRPLYAGGGSGVVATTLTRIEVAPIEGKAGWLMTGALNSRLSAGGATPLYRLEVRLDDKITGLGVRRDDSVAREQRKLRARYQLIDLANGAVLLDATAGSDAGIDVVGSEYATIAAENTALERLSDIVADQIVSRVALYAQRTQAPKAP